The proteins below come from a single Sinorhizobium fredii genomic window:
- a CDS encoding exopolysaccharide production repressor protein, with the protein MFAPRFVMSMFGALAAFAIATYFLTGSLASTAIQTLLCAVLIQVGYFLAVLFLVWKEARERRKLSSGKLPADATNDEKQANKVPLRRLNRPGHFNS; encoded by the coding sequence ATGTTCGCACCACGCTTCGTCATGAGCATGTTCGGCGCGCTAGCGGCGTTTGCCATCGCCACCTACTTTCTGACCGGTTCGCTCGCCTCGACGGCCATACAGACGCTGCTCTGTGCCGTTCTGATACAGGTCGGATACTTTCTCGCCGTGCTTTTCCTGGTGTGGAAGGAGGCGCGCGAGCGCCGAAAGTTATCCTCCGGCAAGCTGCCGGCCGATGCGACGAATGACGAAAAGCAGGCGAACAAGGTTCCGCTGCGCCGACTGAACCGTCCCGGTCACTTTAATTCCTGA
- a CDS encoding polysaccharide biosynthesis/export family protein, which yields MQSIRVPGVPAGSRKRFHFARLALCAALVLSGAGMARADDYRLGVMDKLRIRVAEWQTAEGAVRDWSAVGGEYTVGASGKVSLPFVGDLPASGRTTTELAEEIGIKMQKLFGLRDRPSASVEMAQYRPVYLYGEVETPGEYPYAPNLTVLKAISLGGGLRRGPTGQRFARDYIAANGDSSVQVAERNRLLIRRARLQAEIAKHDKITLPEELKNVPGVDKLLESETALMVSRDKRQERQLDALADLKSLLQSEIDSLAKKSETQQRQLELATEDLDKVDSLAEKGLALSQRKLSLEQRVADVQSQLLDIDTTSLKAKQDVSKATQDESNLRNDWDAQLAQELQNTEAELDTLTLKLGTSRDLMTEALMQSAEAAQLDEQAANITYSIIREQDGKSKEIAATETTPVLPGDVIKVNAAVAMR from the coding sequence ATGCAATCGATCAGAGTTCCAGGGGTGCCAGCCGGCTCCCGCAAGCGTTTCCATTTCGCCCGCCTCGCACTCTGCGCGGCGCTTGTCTTATCGGGTGCGGGCATGGCTCGGGCGGACGATTATCGCCTCGGCGTCATGGACAAGTTGCGGATTCGTGTTGCCGAATGGCAGACCGCCGAAGGCGCGGTCCGGGATTGGTCGGCTGTCGGCGGTGAATACACGGTCGGCGCCTCCGGCAAGGTGTCGCTGCCTTTCGTCGGCGATCTGCCTGCATCCGGCCGCACGACCACGGAACTCGCCGAAGAGATCGGCATCAAGATGCAAAAGCTCTTCGGGCTTCGCGACCGGCCGTCAGCCTCGGTTGAGATGGCGCAATACCGTCCGGTCTATCTCTACGGCGAGGTCGAGACGCCAGGCGAATATCCCTATGCCCCCAATCTCACCGTGCTCAAGGCAATCAGCCTTGGCGGCGGACTGCGTCGGGGCCCGACCGGCCAGCGCTTTGCACGCGACTATATCGCCGCGAACGGCGATTCGTCGGTTCAGGTGGCGGAGCGCAACCGACTGCTCATTCGCCGAGCCCGCCTTCAGGCGGAAATTGCCAAGCACGACAAGATCACGTTGCCGGAGGAGCTCAAGAACGTCCCCGGTGTCGACAAGCTGCTCGAAAGCGAGACGGCTCTGATGGTGTCGCGCGACAAGCGGCAGGAACGCCAGCTCGACGCCCTGGCTGATCTCAAATCGCTGCTGCAGAGCGAGATCGACTCGCTGGCGAAGAAATCCGAAACGCAGCAGCGTCAGCTGGAGCTCGCCACCGAGGACCTGGACAAGGTCGACAGCCTTGCCGAAAAGGGCCTGGCGCTCAGCCAGCGCAAGCTCTCGCTCGAGCAGCGGGTGGCGGACGTCCAGTCGCAGCTTCTTGACATCGATACGACCTCGCTGAAGGCCAAGCAGGACGTCAGCAAGGCAACGCAGGACGAATCCAACCTGCGCAACGACTGGGATGCGCAACTCGCCCAGGAACTGCAAAATACCGAAGCCGAACTCGACACGCTGACGCTGAAGCTCGGCACCAGCCGCGATCTGATGACCGAGGCGCTCATGCAATCGGCCGAGGCGGCACAACTGGACGAGCAGGCTGCAAACATCACCTATTCGATCATTCGTGAACAGGACGGAAAGTCGAAGGAGATCGCGGCGACCGAAACGACGCCGGTGCTTCCCGGAGACGTGATCAAGGTCAATGCCGCAGTGGCGATGCGGTGA
- a CDS encoding thermonuclease family protein: MIGSRIAAITLAEPRARSASPSPPMRMIPIVLVLLAAPGAAAAAGPVGGDASVVDGDTIEIAGERIQLCGVDAPEDWQFCLDETGADYHCGKEAALALKAFLSASRPTRCTFAGRDRYGRYIGACFRADGKDVNRWLVESGHAVSREENHDKGLYAAAQEMARSLGAGMWRGQARAEASSHVAEE; the protein is encoded by the coding sequence ATGATCGGCAGTCGGATCGCCGCAATAACCCTCGCCGAGCCGCGCGCCCGTTCGGCGTCGCCGTCCCCCCCAATGCGAATGATTCCCATCGTGCTTGTCCTGCTGGCCGCGCCGGGCGCGGCCGCGGCGGCTGGCCCGGTCGGCGGCGACGCCTCCGTGGTTGATGGCGATACGATCGAAATTGCGGGCGAGCGCATCCAGCTTTGCGGAGTGGATGCACCCGAGGATTGGCAGTTCTGCCTCGACGAGACGGGGGCAGACTATCATTGCGGCAAGGAAGCGGCGCTGGCCCTCAAGGCGTTTTTGTCGGCATCCCGCCCCACCCGCTGCACATTCGCCGGCCGTGACCGCTACGGCCGCTATATCGGCGCATGCTTCCGAGCGGACGGCAAGGACGTCAACCGGTGGCTGGTTGAATCCGGCCACGCCGTCAGCCGTGAAGAAAATCACGACAAAGGACTGTACGCCGCCGCACAGGAAATGGCACGATCACTTGGAGCCGGCATGTGGCGCGGGCAAGCCAGGGCAGAAGCCTCCAGCCACGTGGCGGAAGAGTAA
- a CDS encoding glycosyltransferase family 2 protein, whose product MTAAAPTNVCIIIAAKNAAETIARAIDSALAEPEVAEVVVVDDGSTDETAAVARAADDGSGRLNVVCFEENRGPAAARNHAIAVSKSPFVGILDADDFFFPGRMRQLLAQDGWDFIADNIAFIDAARAMGAARRIDRFAPSPRLIDFVGFVEGNISRRGVRRGEIGFLKPLMRRSFLDQFDLRYNETLRLGEDFDLYARALALGARYKIIHSCGYAAVVRGDSLSGSHRTIDLRRLYEADRAILAEARLSTEAAAALRRHEHHIRGRYELRHFLDLKRNEGIAAAFAYALTHPGALPAIVRGIAADKTEHLRRSRTPAPVALGGSGDVRYLLEAFALERAE is encoded by the coding sequence ATGACCGCAGCCGCGCCGACGAATGTCTGCATTATCATTGCCGCCAAGAACGCCGCCGAAACGATTGCCCGGGCTATCGACTCGGCGCTCGCAGAGCCGGAAGTCGCAGAAGTCGTCGTCGTCGACGACGGCTCGACCGATGAGACCGCAGCCGTGGCGCGCGCCGCCGACGACGGCTCCGGACGTTTGAACGTGGTCTGCTTCGAAGAGAACCGCGGGCCTGCCGCGGCTCGCAACCATGCGATTGCCGTTTCGAAATCCCCGTTCGTGGGTATATTGGACGCGGACGACTTCTTCTTCCCGGGGCGGATGCGCCAATTGCTTGCTCAGGACGGCTGGGATTTCATCGCCGACAATATCGCCTTCATCGACGCCGCTCGAGCGATGGGTGCTGCGCGCAGGATCGACCGCTTCGCGCCCAGCCCTCGCCTGATCGATTTCGTCGGCTTCGTCGAAGGCAATATTTCGCGCCGGGGTGTCCGGCGGGGCGAAATCGGTTTCCTGAAGCCATTGATGCGGCGCTCGTTCCTGGATCAATTCGACCTTCGCTACAACGAGACCCTGCGCCTCGGCGAGGATTTCGACCTCTATGCCAGGGCGCTAGCGCTCGGGGCGCGCTACAAGATCATCCATAGCTGCGGCTATGCGGCGGTGGTTCGCGGCGACTCCTTGAGCGGCAGCCACCGGACGATCGACTTGCGACGTCTCTATGAGGCCGATCGCGCCATCCTCGCCGAGGCCCGTCTGAGCACCGAAGCTGCCGCGGCGCTGCGGCGGCACGAGCACCATATTCGCGGCCGCTACGAGTTGCGGCATTTCCTCGACCTCAAGCGCAACGAAGGAATCGCGGCCGCATTTGCCTATGCGCTGACGCACCCCGGCGCCCTCCCGGCGATCGTCCGGGGAATCGCTGCCGACAAAACCGAACACCTGCGGCGCTCCCGGACGCCCGCACCGGTGGCGCTCGGCGGATCCGGCGATGTCCGCTACCTGCTCGAGGCCTTTGCGCTGGAGCGAGCGGAATAA
- a CDS encoding glycosyl transferase family 1: MLQILYLAQDLADPAVRRRTLTLVAGGAHVTLAGFRRGGNPLATVSGVEPIELGTTADGRFAQRLGAVAAACLSLKGRLGHLRKPDLIIARNLEMLAVAKRAVTLFGGDVPIVYECLDIHRLMLRRDMVGRALRAAEARLGRDARSLITSSPAFIEHYFRPLSGLEAPPMLLENKVLEIDGSTLPAGVPAQYPQPGAPWRIGWFGALRCRKSLHLLADFSRRMEGRFEVVLRGRPAYSEFRDFDGFVQNEPFMRFDGPYRNPEDLAEIYGAVHFTWAIDFFEEGQNSNWLLPNRLYEGCRHTRVPIAMKGTETARFLAVRGIGLVIEEADADALAALLGSMTADKFSEAADRIGRCHPATWVFDRADCETLVRRLATLTHDATQTIIPAAALAEARHNESGLL, encoded by the coding sequence ATGCTGCAGATACTCTATTTGGCACAGGATCTTGCCGACCCCGCGGTGCGGCGAAGAACGCTGACACTGGTCGCCGGCGGTGCCCATGTCACGCTGGCGGGCTTCCGCCGCGGCGGCAACCCGCTTGCAACCGTGAGCGGCGTCGAGCCGATCGAACTCGGAACGACGGCGGACGGGCGCTTCGCCCAGCGGCTCGGCGCCGTCGCCGCCGCCTGCCTGTCGCTGAAGGGCAGGCTCGGCCATCTTCGCAAGCCCGACCTCATCATCGCCCGCAATCTCGAAATGCTCGCCGTCGCCAAACGCGCCGTGACGCTCTTCGGCGGCGACGTTCCGATTGTCTATGAGTGCCTCGACATTCACCGGCTGATGCTGCGCAGGGACATGGTGGGGCGGGCGCTCCGCGCCGCCGAGGCCCGGCTCGGCCGAGACGCCCGCTCGCTGATCACCAGTTCGCCGGCCTTCATCGAGCACTACTTCCGCCCCCTTTCGGGCCTCGAGGCGCCGCCGATGCTGCTCGAGAACAAGGTGCTTGAAATCGATGGGAGCACGCTGCCGGCGGGCGTCCCAGCCCAATATCCCCAACCCGGTGCGCCCTGGAGGATCGGCTGGTTCGGAGCGCTTCGCTGCCGCAAGTCGCTCCACCTCCTCGCCGATTTTTCCCGCAGGATGGAAGGCCGCTTCGAAGTCGTTCTGCGCGGCAGGCCCGCCTATTCGGAATTCAGGGATTTTGACGGCTTCGTGCAGAACGAGCCGTTCATGCGGTTCGACGGCCCCTATCGAAACCCCGAGGACCTCGCCGAGATCTACGGCGCCGTCCACTTCACCTGGGCGATCGATTTCTTCGAGGAGGGCCAGAACTCCAACTGGCTACTGCCCAACCGGCTCTATGAAGGATGCCGCCACACCCGCGTTCCGATTGCGATGAAGGGTACGGAGACGGCCCGCTTTCTCGCCGTGCGCGGGATCGGTCTCGTCATTGAAGAAGCCGATGCCGACGCCCTCGCCGCGCTCCTGGGCTCGATGACGGCGGACAAGTTTTCCGAAGCCGCCGACCGGATCGGCCGGTGTCATCCCGCCACCTGGGTGTTCGACCGCGCGGATTGCGAGACGCTCGTGCGGCGGCTGGCAACGCTCACCCACGACGCAACGCAAACGATCATTCCGGCCGCTGCCCTTGCGGAAGCCCGTCACAACGAAAGTGGATTGCTATGA
- a CDS encoding acyltransferase family protein, translating to MGTIRAIQYLRAAAALAVVIFHAAEKTGHDFTIGAAGVDVFFVISGFIMWVISDRRPVTPAKFISDRLRRIVPIYWFATAVMITGALAGLFPTLVLTLDHVLASLVFFPARSPSSGEIWPVLVQGWTLNFEMLFYVVFAASLLLPRHWRLPAITGLFVALVTVGLVAPSENALWLTYTRPIILEFVAGMILGEFWLRGKVPGAAIGSSLIACSLGGFALIGGLHLSFDERTTGPLAVLLVLGALSLEASGRMPMLNLPDLLGNASYSIYLWHTFAISVVAKAGGLLGMPSAISMGLAILAGTVAGIAAYGLVERPLLQRARAPAPAVALTGPTAQ from the coding sequence ATGGGGACGATCCGGGCGATTCAGTATCTTCGGGCGGCGGCGGCGCTCGCAGTCGTGATCTTTCACGCCGCCGAAAAGACCGGCCACGATTTTACGATCGGAGCGGCCGGTGTGGACGTCTTCTTTGTCATCAGCGGCTTCATCATGTGGGTCATCAGCGACCGGCGGCCGGTGACCCCCGCGAAATTCATCTCCGATCGCCTCCGCCGCATCGTCCCGATCTACTGGTTTGCGACGGCCGTCATGATCACCGGGGCGCTCGCCGGCTTGTTTCCCACTTTGGTGCTGACCCTCGACCACGTTCTGGCCTCGCTGGTTTTCTTTCCGGCCCGCTCGCCGAGCAGTGGCGAGATTTGGCCGGTGCTCGTGCAGGGCTGGACCCTGAATTTCGAGATGCTCTTCTACGTCGTGTTCGCGGCCTCCCTGCTGCTGCCGCGGCATTGGCGCCTCCCGGCGATTACCGGCCTCTTCGTGGCGCTGGTCACCGTCGGGTTGGTTGCTCCCAGCGAAAATGCTCTCTGGCTGACCTATACGCGGCCGATCATCCTCGAATTCGTCGCCGGCATGATCCTCGGCGAGTTCTGGCTCCGCGGGAAGGTTCCCGGGGCGGCAATCGGTTCTTCATTGATCGCCTGCTCGCTCGGCGGTTTTGCCCTGATCGGGGGCCTTCATCTTTCCTTCGACGAGCGCACGACCGGGCCGCTCGCCGTCCTCCTGGTTCTTGGCGCGCTGTCGCTCGAGGCAAGCGGACGGATGCCGATGCTGAACCTGCCGGACCTGCTCGGCAATGCTTCCTACTCGATCTATCTATGGCATACCTTCGCGATCTCGGTCGTCGCCAAGGCCGGCGGCCTATTGGGTATGCCGTCGGCGATTTCGATGGGCCTGGCGATCCTGGCGGGGACGGTCGCCGGTATCGCAGCCTACGGCCTTGTCGAGCGCCCGCTGCTGCAGCGTGCACGGGCGCCGGCGCCGGCCGTCGCCCTTACCGGGCCTACCGCCCAATAG
- a CDS encoding O-antigen ligase family protein: MRIRKASLIDPDANGLYGTAAVALSLFVFAYSTRFGPISILAYYGLWLPLVLVDYRKVLGNYGRFVWIFAFVILACLSTFWSAAPGVTARAGIQYLSHIVCALIAMRVIDIGTLTRGAIAGVAIVLLYSLLFGVHHYDPLDGTYSFVGAFASKNQLGFYASLGIYFAFMAVVVLGERGVWRAAAGGAGAIAAYSLFASQSATSVLTTVAILGLCVAMRAITALRPASRKGLFIGVAVFGGVAAVALIYAGVIDLVLGAFGKDSTLTGRTYLWQQGIEAAQASPIFGIGYQAYWVQGFSEAERLWEEFYITARSGFHFHNTYIEAAVETGLVGLMLLTMLLLTAVFGQLKRLLSEDRDAEAMVLFGIAMLLLIRSFVEIDIMNPYHVGSFLLYFTAGKLTVARRRQAVTWLWPGDGPTPAYRPRPSM, encoded by the coding sequence ATGCGGATCCGCAAGGCGAGCCTCATCGACCCTGACGCGAATGGGCTCTACGGCACCGCGGCCGTGGCCCTTTCGCTGTTCGTCTTTGCCTATTCGACCCGTTTCGGACCGATTTCCATCCTCGCCTATTACGGCCTGTGGCTGCCGCTTGTTCTCGTCGACTACCGCAAGGTCCTCGGCAATTACGGCAGGTTCGTCTGGATCTTCGCCTTCGTGATCCTTGCCTGTCTCTCGACGTTCTGGTCGGCCGCGCCCGGCGTGACGGCACGTGCCGGGATCCAGTATCTGAGCCACATCGTTTGCGCGCTCATCGCCATGCGGGTGATCGACATCGGCACGCTCACCCGCGGCGCCATTGCGGGCGTCGCCATCGTGCTCCTCTATTCGCTGCTCTTCGGCGTCCACCATTACGATCCGCTCGACGGCACCTACAGCTTCGTCGGCGCATTCGCTTCCAAGAACCAGCTGGGCTTCTATGCCTCGCTCGGCATCTACTTCGCCTTCATGGCCGTCGTCGTTCTTGGCGAGCGAGGCGTCTGGCGGGCCGCCGCCGGGGGCGCAGGCGCAATCGCCGCCTATTCGCTGTTCGCCTCCCAATCGGCGACCTCGGTGCTGACGACTGTCGCGATCCTCGGGCTTTGTGTCGCCATGCGAGCGATCACGGCGCTCAGGCCCGCGAGCCGGAAAGGGCTCTTTATCGGCGTGGCGGTTTTCGGCGGTGTCGCCGCGGTTGCACTCATCTATGCCGGTGTCATCGATCTCGTGCTGGGCGCATTCGGCAAGGATTCGACGCTCACCGGCCGCACCTATCTGTGGCAGCAAGGAATAGAAGCGGCGCAGGCTTCACCGATCTTCGGCATCGGCTATCAGGCCTATTGGGTGCAGGGATTTTCCGAGGCTGAGCGTCTGTGGGAAGAGTTCTACATTACCGCCCGCTCCGGATTCCACTTTCACAACACCTATATCGAGGCCGCCGTCGAAACCGGACTGGTAGGCCTGATGCTGTTGACGATGCTGCTTCTCACGGCGGTATTCGGGCAATTGAAGCGTCTGCTGTCCGAGGACCGTGACGCGGAGGCCATGGTGCTGTTCGGCATCGCCATGCTCCTTCTCATCCGCTCCTTCGTCGAGATCGACATCATGAACCCGTACCATGTCGGATCCTTCCTGCTTTACTTCACCGCAGGGAAATTGACGGTCGCCCGCCGCCGGCAGGCGGTGACCTGGCTTTGGCCGGGCGACGGGCCCACTCCGGCGTATCGGCCGCGGCCCAGCATGTGA
- a CDS encoding glycoside hydrolase family 16 protein, translating to MKSDRYGRLLCLALITALPLACNMSSATAQDGAKGTSFIDDFDKLDKKVWYVSDGWDNGAHQNCTWSKKQVKIVNGVLELGFEERKEGKRNFACGEIQTRKRFGYGTYEARIKAADGSGLNSAFFTYIGPTDKKPHDEIDFEVLGKNTAKVQINQYVAAKGGNEFLADVPGGANQGFNDYAFVWEKDRLRYYINGELVHEVTDPAKIPANAQKIFFSLWGTDTLSDWMGTFSYKEPTKLQVDRVAFTAPGDKCQFPESVACRLD from the coding sequence ATGAAATCCGATCGCTACGGGCGCCTGTTGTGCCTCGCCCTTATCACCGCACTTCCGCTCGCCTGCAATATGAGCAGTGCCACAGCGCAGGACGGAGCCAAAGGCACGTCGTTCATCGATGACTTCGACAAGCTGGACAAAAAGGTCTGGTACGTCTCGGATGGCTGGGACAACGGCGCGCACCAGAACTGCACCTGGTCCAAGAAGCAGGTGAAGATCGTCAATGGAGTTCTCGAACTGGGTTTCGAAGAACGCAAGGAAGGCAAGCGTAATTTCGCCTGCGGCGAGATCCAGACGCGCAAGCGCTTCGGCTACGGCACCTACGAGGCAAGGATCAAGGCGGCGGACGGTTCCGGGCTGAATTCGGCCTTCTTCACCTATATCGGCCCGACCGACAAGAAGCCGCATGACGAGATCGATTTCGAGGTGCTCGGCAAGAACACCGCGAAGGTGCAGATCAACCAATATGTGGCGGCCAAAGGTGGCAACGAATTTCTGGCCGATGTGCCGGGCGGCGCTAACCAGGGCTTCAACGACTATGCCTTCGTCTGGGAGAAGGACCGGCTGCGCTACTACATCAACGGCGAGCTCGTTCATGAAGTCACCGATCCCGCCAAAATCCCGGCGAACGCCCAGAAGATTTTCTTCAGCCTGTGGGGAACGGACACGCTCAGCGATTGGATGGGCACCTTCTCCTACAAGGAGCCGACAAAGCTCCAGGTCGATCGGGTCGCCTTCACGGCCCCCGGCGACAAGTGCCAATTCCCCGAGTCGGTCGCCTGCCGACTGGACTGA
- a CDS encoding glycosyltransferase family 2 protein, translated as MTAESPASTSTLIVIPCLNEALHIEALVAKLRPSLGVLNAKIVIADGGSDDGTREIARRLSEEDPRVLFLDNPKRIQSAAVNRAVAELGSGFDYLIRIDAHASYPDDYCERLVEEALATEADSVVVAMQTEGFGTFQKATAYAQNSKLGNGGSKHRTGAAGHWAEHGHHALMRIAAFTDVGGYDETFSHNEDAELDFRLGKAGYRIWMTDRTSMVYYPRNRIVPLFKQYFGYGRGRAKNILKHRAMPGLRQMLPLGVAPVAFGALLAIINWAAIIPFGVWAAACLGYGVWMAVGQRNPYGPLAALSAMVMHLAWSAGFWRELLDFRRRVEQ; from the coding sequence ATGACCGCGGAGAGCCCGGCGTCGACGTCTACCCTCATCGTCATCCCCTGCCTCAATGAGGCGCTGCATATCGAAGCGCTTGTCGCGAAGCTGCGTCCGTCGCTTGGCGTCCTCAACGCGAAGATCGTCATTGCCGACGGCGGCAGTGACGACGGCACGCGCGAGATCGCTCGCCGCCTCTCCGAAGAGGACCCGCGCGTCCTCTTCCTCGACAATCCGAAGCGAATCCAAAGCGCTGCCGTCAACCGCGCCGTCGCCGAACTCGGTTCGGGCTTCGACTACCTGATCCGCATCGACGCGCATGCGAGTTACCCGGACGATTATTGCGAGCGACTCGTCGAGGAAGCGCTCGCAACCGAAGCCGACTCTGTCGTCGTCGCCATGCAGACCGAGGGTTTCGGCACCTTCCAGAAGGCGACGGCCTATGCCCAGAACTCCAAGCTCGGCAATGGCGGCTCCAAGCACCGGACCGGTGCGGCCGGCCATTGGGCCGAGCACGGCCATCACGCCCTGATGCGCATTGCCGCCTTCACCGATGTCGGTGGCTATGACGAGACCTTCAGCCACAATGAAGATGCCGAACTGGATTTTCGCTTGGGCAAAGCCGGCTATCGCATCTGGATGACCGACAGGACCAGCATGGTCTACTATCCGCGCAATCGGATCGTGCCGCTGTTCAAGCAGTATTTCGGCTATGGCCGCGGCCGCGCCAAGAACATCCTCAAGCACCGCGCGATGCCCGGGCTCCGGCAGATGCTGCCACTTGGCGTCGCGCCCGTCGCCTTCGGCGCACTTCTTGCCATCATCAACTGGGCGGCGATCATCCCCTTCGGCGTCTGGGCAGCGGCGTGCCTCGGCTATGGCGTCTGGATGGCGGTCGGCCAGCGCAACCCCTACGGGCCGCTGGCGGCGCTCTCGGCCATGGTCATGCATCTCGCCTGGTCCGCCGGCTTCTGGCGCGAACTCCTCGATTTCCGGCGTCGGGTGGAGCAATGA
- the exoY gene encoding exopolysaccharide production protein ExoY has protein sequence MKSATRSASTAFFIPQETGAIRPIGGISKRSFDILIAILALIALSPLFLLVMALVKFSDGGSIFYGHRRIGHNGQTFKCLKFRTMMENGDRVLQEYLKANPAAYEEWRTTRKLQDDPRVTVVGSILRKLSLDELPQLINIIRGEMSIVGPRPVVEDELELYDAAAEFYLRSRPGLTGLWQISGRNDVSYATRVAFDTHYVQNWSLIADLVIVFKTIPAVCLSRGSY, from the coding sequence ATGAAGTCCGCGACTCGCTCGGCCAGTACGGCTTTTTTTATTCCCCAGGAGACCGGTGCGATCCGGCCGATCGGCGGGATATCAAAGCGAAGCTTCGACATTCTCATCGCCATTCTGGCACTGATCGCCCTCAGCCCGCTTTTCCTGCTCGTCATGGCGTTGGTGAAGTTTTCGGACGGCGGCAGCATTTTCTACGGTCATCGCCGCATCGGCCATAACGGCCAGACCTTCAAGTGCCTCAAGTTCCGCACGATGATGGAAAACGGCGACCGGGTCCTGCAGGAATACCTGAAGGCGAATCCCGCCGCCTACGAAGAATGGCGCACCACCCGCAAGCTGCAGGACGATCCGCGCGTTACCGTGGTCGGAAGCATTCTTCGCAAGCTCAGCCTCGACGAACTGCCGCAGCTCATCAACATCATTCGTGGTGAAATGAGCATCGTGGGTCCGCGTCCGGTCGTCGAAGACGAACTGGAGCTCTACGACGCGGCTGCCGAGTTCTATCTGCGCTCGCGTCCCGGCCTGACCGGGCTCTGGCAGATCAGCGGCCGCAACGATGTGTCCTATGCCACTCGGGTGGCCTTCGATACGCATTATGTCCAGAACTGGTCGCTCATTGCCGACCTCGTCATCGTCTTCAAGACCATCCCCGCCGTCTGCCTCTCCCGCGGCAGCTATTGA